In Kushneria marisflavi, the following are encoded in one genomic region:
- a CDS encoding ATP-grasp fold amidoligase family protein, producing MPRAVKNLFADSLTAESEPQMKKQDSRVVDVEKRDRIDEFLRLARRSIMNVLPDKWHTALRYRRVFGEFPDLKNPRTFNEKICYRKINPQPIYSVLSDKIAARDYVAHTIGEQYLVPCYAIESEPTPATYAALPESFVMKANHGFGYNLLVRDKADHPFPQVYNLGQHWLGQDFYDVCREAHYRQIKPRLIFEKLLLDDLGNIPKDFKFHCFQREGEDPVVFIEVTHDRFTNYKVDFYNQDWELVEIRRPEVSTGQAMPRPQQLDEALDLALKLANGFSYVRVDFYLVGDAIYFGEMTFTPTAGLTKFKDRETDHQWGALFDI from the coding sequence ATGCCCAGGGCCGTAAAAAACCTGTTTGCCGACTCGCTGACGGCTGAATCGGAGCCTCAAATGAAGAAGCAGGACAGCAGGGTTGTCGATGTGGAGAAAAGGGACCGCATCGATGAGTTCCTGCGCCTGGCGCGTCGCAGCATCATGAATGTCCTTCCTGACAAGTGGCATACAGCGCTTCGTTATCGACGTGTATTTGGCGAATTTCCTGACCTGAAGAACCCGCGCACCTTTAACGAAAAAATTTGCTATCGCAAGATTAACCCTCAACCGATCTATTCCGTGTTGAGTGACAAGATTGCGGCGCGCGACTATGTAGCACATACCATTGGTGAACAGTACCTGGTGCCCTGCTATGCAATAGAGTCCGAGCCGACGCCGGCCACCTATGCAGCGCTGCCGGAAAGTTTTGTCATGAAGGCCAATCATGGCTTCGGGTATAACCTGCTTGTACGTGACAAGGCCGACCACCCGTTTCCCCAGGTGTATAATCTGGGACAGCACTGGCTGGGACAGGATTTCTACGATGTTTGTCGGGAAGCCCATTATCGTCAGATCAAACCACGCCTGATCTTTGAAAAACTGCTTCTGGATGACCTTGGTAACATTCCGAAGGATTTCAAATTTCACTGCTTCCAGCGTGAAGGTGAAGATCCGGTTGTTTTCATCGAAGTTACTCATGACCGCTTCACCAACTACAAGGTCGATTTTTACAATCAGGACTGGGAGCTGGTAGAAATTCGTCGTCCCGAGGTCAGCACCGGGCAGGCGATGCCACGACCACAGCAGCTTGACGAGGCCCTTGATCTGGCACTCAAGCTCGCCAACGGTTTCTCTTACGTTCGGGTTGATTTCTATCTGGTGGGTGATGCCATCTATTTTGGCGAAATGACCTTTACCCCGACGGCAGGCCTAACCAAATTCAAGGATCGAGAGACCGATCATCAGTGGGGCGCTCTGTTCGACATTTAA
- the smpB gene encoding SsrA-binding protein SmpB, translating to MGKKKHQPSGNLIAQNRKARHEYHIEESFEAGLALSGWEVKSLRAGKAQLTDTYILVRRGEAWLMGAHFTPLNTTSTHEIAEPARTRKLLLHRKEIAKIFSRTQDKGHTCVPLRLYWKGHLVKCELALVVGKQKHDKRETEKQRDWQRQKARVVREQR from the coding sequence ATGGGCAAGAAGAAACATCAGCCCTCAGGCAATCTGATTGCCCAGAACCGCAAGGCGCGCCATGAGTACCACATTGAAGAGAGCTTCGAAGCAGGGCTTGCGCTATCAGGCTGGGAAGTAAAAAGCCTTCGCGCAGGCAAGGCGCAGCTGACGGATACCTACATTCTGGTACGTCGTGGTGAAGCCTGGCTCATGGGTGCCCATTTTACGCCCTTGAATACCACCAGCACGCATGAGATTGCCGAGCCGGCTCGAACCCGCAAACTGCTGCTGCATAGAAAGGAAATTGCCAAAATCTTTTCGCGCACGCAGGACAAGGGGCATACCTGCGTACCGCTGAGACTTTACTGGAAAGGTCATCTCGTCAAATGTGAGCTGGCACTGGTGGTCGGCAAGCAGAAGCATGACAAGCGCGAAACGGAGAAACAGCGGGACTGGCAGCGCCAGAAGGCACGCGTGGTACGCGAGCAACGCTGA
- a CDS encoding type II toxin-antitoxin system RatA family toxin, which produces MPTVDRSAMVRHTDQQMFDLVNDFERYPEFLPNCRNARTVEREEDHLVGELTLGKGGIEQTFRTHNALKPFDRIDLSLASGPFKRFEGYWKFVALDDRSCRVELHLEFEFSSRLLGMAFGRLFNQLAGQLVDAFIERADKVYGR; this is translated from the coding sequence ATGCCCACCGTTGATCGCTCCGCGATGGTGCGCCATACCGATCAGCAGATGTTTGATCTGGTGAATGATTTTGAACGCTACCCGGAATTTCTGCCCAACTGTCGCAATGCGCGTACGGTCGAAAGGGAAGAAGACCATCTTGTTGGGGAGCTGACCCTGGGCAAGGGAGGGATTGAGCAGACCTTTCGCACCCACAATGCCCTCAAACCCTTTGATCGTATTGACCTGTCTCTAGCCAGCGGCCCTTTTAAACGCTTTGAAGGCTACTGGAAATTCGTGGCGCTTGATGACCGATCCTGCCGGGTAGAACTGCATCTCGAGTTTGAGTTTTCCAGTCGATTGCTGGGTATGGCTTTCGGACGGCTTTTCAATCAGTTGGCCGGTCAGCTGGTAGATGCCTTTATCGAGCGTGCCGACAAGGTGTATGGCCGTTGA